One genomic segment of Micromonospora sp. WMMC415 includes these proteins:
- the pknB gene encoding Stk1 family PASTA domain-containing Ser/Thr kinase has protein sequence MDTQVADTLLGSLVDGRYRIRGRVARGGMATVYTATDERLERTVAVKIIHSAQGPEGRGFVERFTDEAKTIARLTHPNVVAVYDQGTHGGRPYLVMEYVRGRTLRDVLAERRRLNPDEALAITEQMLAAIAAAHRAGLVHRDVKPENVLVAEAPTGGVANLVDSVVKVADFGLARAVEASAHEEQGSQLMATVAYVAPELVTDGHADPRTDVYSAGIVLFEMLTGRVPYDGDRPVEVAWQHVDRDVPAPSTLVPALPKALDDLVARATRRDPGARPTDAGALLSEVQMAREELGNPNTRTAVLRRVADEPAVAQPTMMVAAVQPVERPAWARLPEGGSRAGRRRAAPAGGDLWSRLAALRTGLLGHPRGRLAAAAVVVVLGLIAAVGGWWVGVGRYTVAPQLVSLSKAEAEAQADRAGFVLRYADPRHDEQAPKDAVLQQDPVSSTRIKKGGTITLTLSLGPERFPVPDVVGKEFELAATDLADAQLKVVKGAARYDDSLPAGVVMATDPKAGTEAKPGDKVTVILSKGKAPISVPNLVGKNLNEARGILARLGLVLVEPPTVKESDKPKDEVVGQSPADGTGVEKGAQVRLEVSQGPPLVVVPRVLDLPCAQAQQVLQSQGFPVTVQFNPNGIARFQSPNENSQVPPGTPVTLGCL, from the coding sequence ATGGACACACAGGTCGCCGACACGTTGCTGGGCTCGCTGGTCGACGGGCGCTACCGCATCCGCGGTCGCGTGGCCCGTGGTGGCATGGCGACCGTGTACACCGCCACCGACGAGCGCCTCGAGCGCACCGTGGCGGTCAAGATCATTCACTCGGCGCAGGGTCCGGAGGGCCGGGGCTTCGTCGAGCGCTTCACCGACGAGGCGAAGACGATCGCCCGGCTCACCCATCCCAACGTCGTCGCGGTCTACGACCAGGGCACCCACGGCGGCCGGCCGTACCTGGTGATGGAGTACGTGCGGGGCCGTACCCTGCGCGACGTGCTCGCCGAGCGGCGCCGGCTCAACCCGGACGAGGCGCTCGCCATCACCGAGCAGATGCTCGCCGCGATCGCCGCGGCGCACCGGGCCGGCCTGGTCCACCGCGACGTCAAGCCGGAGAACGTGCTGGTCGCCGAGGCCCCGACCGGCGGCGTGGCCAACCTGGTGGACAGCGTGGTGAAGGTCGCCGACTTCGGGCTCGCCCGGGCGGTCGAGGCGAGCGCCCACGAGGAGCAGGGCAGCCAGCTCATGGCCACCGTCGCGTACGTCGCGCCGGAGCTGGTCACCGACGGCCACGCCGACCCGCGCACGGACGTCTACTCGGCCGGCATCGTGCTGTTCGAGATGCTGACCGGCCGGGTGCCGTACGACGGGGACCGGCCGGTCGAGGTGGCCTGGCAGCACGTGGACCGGGACGTGCCGGCGCCCTCGACCCTGGTGCCGGCGCTGCCGAAGGCGCTCGACGACCTGGTCGCCAGGGCCACCCGGCGCGATCCGGGTGCCCGTCCGACCGACGCCGGGGCGCTGCTGTCCGAGGTGCAGATGGCCCGGGAGGAACTGGGCAACCCCAACACGCGTACGGCGGTGCTGCGCCGCGTGGCGGACGAGCCGGCGGTGGCCCAGCCCACCATGATGGTCGCGGCCGTCCAGCCGGTCGAGCGGCCCGCCTGGGCCCGGCTCCCGGAGGGCGGTTCCCGGGCGGGCCGGCGGCGGGCGGCGCCGGCGGGGGGCGACCTCTGGTCCCGGCTGGCCGCGCTGCGGACCGGGCTGCTGGGGCACCCGCGGGGCCGGCTGGCCGCCGCCGCCGTCGTCGTGGTGCTCGGCCTGATCGCCGCGGTGGGCGGCTGGTGGGTCGGTGTCGGCCGCTACACGGTGGCGCCACAGCTGGTGAGCCTCAGCAAGGCCGAGGCGGAGGCGCAGGCGGACCGGGCCGGCTTCGTCCTCAGGTACGCCGATCCCCGCCATGACGAGCAGGCGCCGAAGGACGCCGTCCTCCAGCAGGACCCGGTGTCGTCCACCCGGATCAAGAAGGGCGGCACGATCACGCTCACCCTGTCGCTGGGCCCGGAGCGGTTCCCCGTGCCGGACGTGGTCGGCAAGGAGTTCGAGCTGGCCGCGACCGACCTGGCCGACGCGCAGCTCAAGGTGGTCAAGGGTGCCGCCCGCTACGACGACAGCCTCCCGGCCGGCGTGGTGATGGCGACCGACCCGAAGGCGGGCACCGAGGCCAAGCCGGGCGACAAGGTCACCGTGATCCTCAGCAAGGGAAAGGCGCCGATCTCGGTACCGAACCTGGTCGGCAAGAACCTGAACGAGGCCCGGGGGATCCTGGCCCGGCTGGGGCTGGTGCTCGTCGAGCCGCCGACGGTGAAGGAGTCCGACAAGCCCAAGGACGAGGTCGTCGGGCAGAGCCCGGCCGACGGCACCGGTGTGGAGAAGGGCGCCCAGGTCCGGCTGGAGGTCAGCCAGGGGCCGCCGCTCGTCGTCGTCCCCCGGGTGCTCGACCTGCCGTGCGCGCAGGCGCAGCAGGTGCTGCAGAGCCAGGGCTTCCCGGTGACGGTGCAGTTCAACCCGAACGGCATCGCCCGGTTCCAGAGCCCGAACGAGAATTCGCAGGTGCCTCCGGGCACCCCGGTCACCCTCGGGTGTCTGTGA
- a CDS encoding Rv2175c family DNA-binding protein, with product MTDSVPAANRAAEPAAWLTLPDVAERLDVPISKVHQMIRDRELIAVRRDGVRRVPEELVASQGALKHLPGVLNLLADAGYDDEESLRWLYQPDDTLPGGTAAAALAGDQAREIKRRAQALGF from the coding sequence GTGACCGACTCCGTACCCGCCGCGAACCGTGCCGCCGAACCGGCCGCCTGGCTGACCCTCCCGGACGTCGCCGAGCGCCTCGACGTGCCGATCAGCAAGGTGCACCAGATGATCCGGGACCGGGAGCTGATCGCGGTACGCCGGGACGGCGTCCGCCGGGTGCCGGAGGAACTGGTGGCCAGCCAGGGCGCCCTCAAGCACCTGCCCGGGGTGCTCAACCTGCTGGCCGACGCCGGCTACGACGACGAGGAGAGCCTGCGCTGGCTGTACCAGCCGGACGACACGCTGCCCGGCGGCACCGCGGCCGCGGCCCTCGCCGGCGACCAGGCCCGCGAGATCAAGCGCCGAGCCCAGGCCCTGGGCTTCTGA
- a CDS encoding polyprenyl synthetase family protein: MTHAAPVSPVDRAGLRQRVDKALTEFLAAQRTWMTGVDDALVPVAEAIEAFVLGGGKRLRPAFAYWGFRGAGGVDTDQVVTALAALEFVQASALIHDDLMDRSDTRRGEPAVHRRFAARHRAAGWGGDADGFGDAAAILLGDLCLVWSDELLHSAGLDPRTVARARPVFDEMRTEVTVGQYLDVLTQATGDTSLERAGKVARYKSAKYTVERPLLLGAALADASPDVRSAYSAYGLPLGEAFQLRDDVLGVFGDPAQTGKPAGDDLREGKRTYLVAAALEATDEAGREVLLGGLGDPALDETGVTRLRDLIEASGALARTEQRIRALTDAALAALATVDLDTEAHQALVDLAIAATRRPA, from the coding sequence GTGACTCACGCTGCTCCCGTCTCCCCGGTCGACCGCGCCGGGCTGCGTCAGCGCGTCGACAAGGCGCTGACCGAGTTCCTGGCCGCCCAGCGCACCTGGATGACCGGCGTCGACGACGCTCTGGTCCCGGTCGCCGAGGCGATCGAGGCGTTCGTCCTCGGCGGCGGCAAGCGGCTGCGGCCCGCGTTCGCGTACTGGGGGTTCCGGGGCGCCGGCGGGGTGGACACCGACCAGGTCGTGACGGCCCTCGCCGCGCTGGAGTTCGTCCAGGCCAGCGCACTGATCCACGACGACCTGATGGACCGCTCCGACACCCGCCGGGGCGAGCCGGCCGTGCACCGCCGGTTCGCCGCCCGGCACCGGGCGGCCGGCTGGGGCGGGGACGCGGACGGGTTCGGCGACGCCGCGGCGATCCTGCTCGGCGACCTCTGCCTGGTCTGGTCGGACGAGCTGCTGCACTCGGCCGGGCTCGATCCGCGCACGGTGGCCCGGGCACGGCCGGTCTTCGACGAGATGCGCACCGAGGTCACCGTCGGGCAGTACCTGGACGTGCTGACCCAGGCCACCGGGGACACCTCGCTGGAACGGGCCGGGAAGGTGGCCCGCTACAAGTCGGCGAAGTACACGGTCGAGCGCCCGCTGCTGCTCGGTGCCGCCCTGGCGGACGCCTCGCCGGACGTGCGGTCGGCGTACTCGGCGTACGGGCTGCCGCTGGGCGAGGCGTTCCAGCTCCGCGACGACGTGCTGGGGGTCTTCGGCGACCCGGCGCAGACCGGCAAGCCGGCCGGTGACGACCTGCGCGAGGGGAAGCGCACCTACCTCGTCGCGGCGGCTCTCGAGGCGACCGACGAGGCCGGGCGGGAGGTGTTGCTCGGCGGTCTCGGCGATCCGGCGCTCGACGAGACGGGCGTGACCCGGCTGCGGGACCTGATCGAGGCGAGCGGCGCGCTGGCCCGTACCGAGCAGCGGATCCGGGCGCTCACCGACGCCGCGCTCGCCGCGCTGGCCACCGTCGACCTGGACACCGAGGCCCACCAGGCCCTGGTCGACCTGGCCATCGCCGCCACGCGCCGCCCTGCCTGA
- the metF gene encoding methylenetetrahydrofolate reductase [NAD(P)H], which translates to MALGLPSVLPNPQPAIGELIRDHQPTFSFEFMPPKTEQGERLLWQAIRELESLRPSFVSITYGAGGSTRDTTVAVTERIATETTLLPMAHLTAVNHSVAELRHVIGRLAGAGVRNVLAVRGDPPGDPTGEWVPHPEGVRYAEDLVRLVRDSGDFSVGVAAFPYKHPRSPDVATDTEYFVRKCRAGAEFAITQMFFDAEDYLRLRDRVAAAGCDTPILPGVMPVTQFSTIERSVQLSGAPFPPALAARFERVADDPEAVRRLGIEQASEMCGRLLDEGVPGIHFITFNRSTATREIWQNLQAGARV; encoded by the coding sequence GTGGCGCTCGGTCTCCCCTCGGTCCTCCCCAATCCCCAGCCTGCGATCGGGGAGCTGATCCGCGACCACCAGCCGACGTTCTCCTTCGAGTTCATGCCACCCAAGACCGAGCAGGGCGAGCGGCTGCTCTGGCAGGCCATCCGGGAGCTGGAGTCGCTGCGCCCGTCGTTCGTCTCGATCACCTACGGCGCCGGCGGGTCGACGCGCGACACGACGGTCGCGGTCACCGAACGGATCGCCACCGAGACCACCCTGCTGCCGATGGCGCACCTGACCGCGGTCAACCACTCGGTCGCCGAGCTGCGCCACGTGATCGGGCGGCTCGCCGGCGCGGGCGTGCGCAACGTGCTCGCGGTGCGCGGCGACCCGCCGGGCGACCCCACCGGCGAGTGGGTCCCGCACCCCGAGGGCGTGCGCTACGCGGAGGACCTGGTGCGGCTGGTCCGGGACTCCGGCGACTTCAGCGTGGGCGTCGCCGCCTTCCCGTACAAGCACCCCCGCTCGCCCGACGTCGCCACCGACACGGAGTACTTCGTCCGGAAGTGCCGGGCCGGCGCCGAGTTCGCGATCACCCAGATGTTCTTCGACGCGGAGGACTACCTGCGGCTGCGGGACCGGGTGGCCGCGGCGGGCTGCGACACCCCGATCCTGCCCGGTGTGATGCCGGTGACGCAGTTCAGCACCATCGAGCGGTCGGTGCAGCTCTCCGGCGCGCCCTTCCCGCCGGCCCTGGCCGCGCGCTTCGAGAGGGTCGCCGACGATCCGGAGGCGGTCCGCCGGCTCGGCATCGAGCAGGCCAGCGAGATGTGCGGGCGGCTGCTCGACGAGGGCGTGCCGGGGATCCACTTCATCACCTTCAACCGGTCGACGGCCACCCGGGAGATCTGGCAGAACCTGCAAGCCGGCGCCCGGGTGTGA
- a CDS encoding CDP-alcohol phosphatidyltransferase family protein, whose amino-acid sequence MVGTQLNWDQYATAWARLHGGFDPRAAAPVVRAWLRFAYHVGFVLGRLRVSPTAVTVVGVLLCFCVPLLAVRPQDGPFLGALFVLLASVADSVDGAVAVATNRTTRLGYVYDSVADRLGEAAWLVAFWLIGAPGALVAAGGGLSWLHEYVRARAVSAGMREIGAVTVGERPTRVSVALVGLLLAGLTGLIDPDLAAGTITMATAVWVLLAGFGLGQLLAAVRRTLLEAG is encoded by the coding sequence GTGGTGGGCACACAGCTGAACTGGGACCAGTACGCGACGGCCTGGGCACGCCTGCACGGGGGCTTCGACCCCCGCGCCGCCGCCCCGGTCGTCCGCGCCTGGCTGCGCTTCGCGTACCACGTGGGCTTCGTGCTGGGCCGGCTGCGGGTCTCCCCGACCGCCGTCACAGTGGTCGGGGTGCTGCTCTGCTTCTGCGTGCCGCTGCTCGCCGTACGGCCCCAGGACGGGCCGTTCCTCGGTGCGCTGTTCGTGCTGCTCGCCTCGGTGGCGGACAGCGTCGACGGGGCGGTCGCGGTCGCGACGAACCGCACCACCCGGCTCGGGTACGTCTACGACTCGGTGGCCGACCGGCTCGGCGAGGCGGCCTGGCTGGTCGCGTTCTGGCTGATCGGCGCCCCCGGCGCGCTGGTGGCCGCCGGCGGCGGGCTCTCCTGGCTGCACGAGTACGTCCGGGCACGGGCGGTCTCCGCCGGCATGCGGGAGATCGGCGCGGTGACCGTGGGGGAGCGCCCGACCCGCGTCTCGGTGGCCCTGGTGGGCCTGCTGCTGGCCGGCCTGACCGGGCTGATCGACCCCGACCTGGCCGCCGGCACCATCACCATGGCGACGGCCGTGTGGGTGCTGCTGGCCGGTTTCGGCCTGGGGCAGCTGCTGGCGGCCGTCCGCCGTACCTTGCTCGAAGCCGGCTGA
- a CDS encoding NAD(P)/FAD-dependent oxidoreductase: MARIVVVGAGVGGLATAARLATTGHEVTVFEQGDTVGGKLGRHVHDTPAGPFHFDTGPSLLTLPQVLHDLFEDTGAKLDEYLDLLPLDPIVRHVFPHGGPTLDSCADPTGFASRIGAALGDRAATDWQRLWRRAERVWTASERDILRRRVDSPRDLATLAWRLGDLAAIAPGRTLRGLGRTHLSDPRLRMLLDRYATYTGADPRRAPAALVAVPYAELAFGGWYLRGGLGTLADALLTRCLDLGVVVQTGARVTRIDAAGGRVHGVRLAGRAAPVPADVVVANVDALTVYRDLLPSPRRLAGLTDRSLAGFVLLLGVRGDSGLAHHTVFFPDDYDAEFDAVFGAPGRGVRARPALDPTVFVTVADDEMVRPAGHEAWFVLVNAPRHGTAAGAVDWRRPGLAEAYADHVLDVLAARGVDVRDRLVFREIRTPADLASATGAPGGAIYGTAGGLLRPANRGPARGLWLVGGSSHPGGGLPMVTLSAQIVAEQIGPAW, translated from the coding sequence ATGGCGCGGATCGTGGTCGTCGGCGCCGGGGTGGGTGGCCTCGCGACCGCCGCCCGGCTGGCCACCACCGGGCACGAGGTCACCGTCTTCGAGCAGGGCGACACGGTCGGCGGCAAGCTCGGCCGACACGTGCACGACACCCCGGCCGGCCCGTTCCACTTCGACACCGGGCCCAGCCTGCTCACCCTGCCGCAGGTCCTCCACGACCTGTTCGAGGACACCGGCGCGAAGCTCGACGAGTACCTGGACCTGCTCCCGCTGGACCCGATCGTGCGGCACGTCTTCCCGCACGGCGGGCCGACGCTGGACTCCTGCGCCGACCCGACCGGATTCGCCAGCCGGATCGGCGCGGCCCTCGGCGACCGTGCGGCAACGGACTGGCAGCGCCTGTGGCGGCGCGCCGAGCGGGTCTGGACGGCCTCGGAGCGGGACATCCTGCGCCGCCGCGTCGACTCGCCCCGCGACCTGGCGACGCTGGCGTGGCGGCTGGGTGACCTGGCCGCGATCGCGCCGGGCCGCACCCTGCGCGGCCTGGGCCGCACGCACCTGTCCGACCCCCGGCTGCGGATGCTGCTCGACCGGTACGCCACCTACACCGGCGCCGACCCCCGCCGGGCGCCGGCCGCGCTGGTCGCCGTGCCGTACGCCGAACTGGCCTTCGGCGGCTGGTACCTGCGCGGCGGGCTGGGCACCCTGGCCGACGCGCTGCTGACCCGCTGCCTGGACCTCGGCGTCGTCGTGCAGACCGGCGCCCGGGTCACCCGGATCGACGCGGCCGGCGGGCGGGTGCACGGCGTACGCCTCGCCGGCCGGGCCGCCCCGGTCCCCGCCGACGTGGTGGTGGCCAACGTCGACGCGCTCACCGTCTACCGGGACCTGCTGCCCTCGCCGCGCCGGCTGGCCGGTCTGACCGACCGCAGCCTCGCCGGCTTCGTGCTGCTGCTCGGCGTACGCGGCGACTCCGGGCTGGCGCACCACACGGTCTTCTTCCCCGACGACTACGACGCCGAGTTCGACGCGGTCTTCGGGGCACCGGGGCGGGGTGTCCGGGCCCGCCCCGCGCTCGACCCGACGGTCTTCGTCACCGTGGCGGACGACGAGATGGTCCGCCCGGCCGGGCACGAGGCGTGGTTCGTGCTGGTCAACGCCCCCCGGCACGGCACCGCCGCCGGTGCGGTGGACTGGCGGCGGCCCGGCCTCGCCGAGGCGTACGCGGACCACGTCCTCGACGTGCTGGCCGCCCGGGGCGTGGACGTGCGGGACCGGCTGGTGTTCCGGGAGATCCGCACCCCGGCGGACCTGGCCAGCGCCACCGGCGCGCCCGGTGGGGCGATCTACGGCACCGCCGGCGGCCTGCTCCGCCCGGCCAACCGCGGGCCGGCCCGCGGGCTGTGGCTGGTCGGCGGCTCCAGCCACCCGGGCGGCGGCCTGCCGATGGTCACCCTCTCCGCCCAGATCGTCGCCGAGCAAATCGGCCCGGCCTGGTAA
- a CDS encoding glycosyltransferase family 2 protein has protein sequence MSVVLALLAGVAALTAHTAVNAGRWLRRPAPAPAEVTETVAVLLPLRDEAARVTPCLRALLAQRGVPRLRIVVLDDRSTDGTADVVRAVAGTDPRVTLLDGAAPPPGWLGKPHACWQLATRADPAATVLAFVDADVVLAPEAVAAAVGELRAARVTLLSPYPRIVVATAADRLVQPLLQWLWLTFLPLRAMERSARPSLAAAGGQFLLVDRAGYTAAGGHAAVADRILEDVELARAVKRAGGRIALADGSRLATCRMYDDWPQLRDGYTKSLWATFGHPLAAGVVVALLLLLYTAPPLVTVAALAAGAPGVAAGAAGAYLLGVAGRVLSARATGGRWWPDALAHPVSVAVLGWLTLRSYHLRKRRRLTWRGRPVV, from the coding sequence GTGAGCGTCGTGCTGGCGCTGCTGGCGGGAGTGGCCGCGTTGACCGCGCACACCGCCGTCAACGCCGGCCGGTGGCTGCGCCGCCCCGCCCCGGCGCCGGCGGAGGTGACCGAGACGGTGGCGGTGCTGCTGCCGCTGCGCGACGAGGCGGCCCGGGTCACCCCGTGCCTGCGCGCGCTGCTGGCCCAGCGCGGTGTGCCGCGGCTGCGGATCGTGGTGCTCGACGACCGGTCGACCGACGGCACCGCCGACGTGGTCCGCGCGGTCGCCGGGACCGACCCGCGGGTCACCCTGCTCGACGGCGCCGCCCCGCCGCCGGGCTGGCTGGGCAAGCCGCACGCCTGCTGGCAACTCGCCACCCGCGCCGACCCGGCCGCCACCGTGCTGGCGTTCGTCGACGCCGACGTCGTCCTCGCCCCTGAGGCGGTGGCCGCGGCCGTCGGTGAACTGCGCGCCGCGCGGGTGACGCTGCTGTCGCCGTACCCCCGGATCGTGGTGGCGACGGCGGCCGACCGGCTGGTCCAGCCGCTGCTGCAGTGGCTGTGGCTGACCTTCCTGCCGCTGCGCGCGATGGAACGCTCGGCGCGGCCGTCCCTGGCGGCGGCCGGCGGGCAGTTCCTGCTGGTGGACCGGGCCGGCTACACCGCCGCGGGCGGGCACGCGGCGGTGGCCGACCGGATCCTGGAGGACGTCGAGCTCGCCCGCGCGGTCAAACGGGCCGGCGGGCGGATCGCCCTGGCCGACGGCTCACGGCTGGCCACCTGTCGGATGTACGACGACTGGCCGCAGCTGCGCGACGGCTACACCAAGTCGCTGTGGGCCACGTTCGGGCACCCGCTGGCCGCCGGCGTGGTGGTCGCGCTGCTGCTCCTGCTCTACACCGCTCCCCCGCTGGTCACCGTGGCCGCGCTGGCCGCCGGCGCGCCGGGGGTGGCCGCCGGCGCCGCCGGGGCGTACCTGCTGGGGGTCGCCGGTCGGGTGCTCAGCGCGCGGGCGACCGGCGGCCGGTGGTGGCCCGACGCGCTCGCACACCCCGTGTCGGTCGCGGTCCTCGGTTGGCTGACCCTGCGGTCGTACCATCTGCGGAAGCGGCGGCGCCTGACCTGGCGGGGCCGTCCGGTCGTCTAG
- a CDS encoding carotenoid biosynthesis protein, with protein MTGPVPATRAARPAWAVLAVLVLAQICYPLAAGQTRAGLTVATVVLGYLLSVGHALLSRGPRAAAALVAVATGGGFAIEALGVATGFPFGSYDYSGQLGPKLAGVPLVIPLAWTWMAWPAWLAAVRLTGGGPGGSGGAGIGRTTRRIALAALGLATWDLFLDPQMVAEGYWSWRDATPALPGLPGIPVSNYLGWLLFAVLLMGALRPLAGPAVAATDGRDDPMLALYLWTYASSVLAHAVFLGLPASALWGAAGMAVTAVPLAVTLLRAGRRPGPADRNPRPRVDAPA; from the coding sequence ATGACCGGTCCCGTGCCGGCCACCCGCGCCGCCCGCCCGGCCTGGGCGGTGCTGGCGGTGCTGGTGCTGGCACAGATCTGCTACCCGCTGGCCGCCGGGCAGACCCGAGCCGGGCTCACCGTCGCCACGGTGGTGCTGGGCTACCTGCTCTCGGTCGGCCACGCGCTGCTCAGCCGCGGCCCACGGGCGGCGGCGGCGCTGGTCGCGGTGGCCACCGGAGGCGGCTTCGCCATCGAGGCGCTCGGTGTGGCGACCGGGTTCCCGTTCGGCAGCTACGACTACTCCGGCCAGCTCGGCCCGAAGCTGGCCGGTGTGCCGCTGGTCATCCCCCTCGCCTGGACCTGGATGGCCTGGCCGGCCTGGCTCGCGGCGGTACGGCTCACCGGCGGCGGGCCGGGCGGATCCGGCGGCGCCGGGATCGGGCGGACCACCCGGCGGATCGCGCTGGCGGCGCTCGGCCTGGCCACCTGGGACCTCTTCCTCGACCCGCAGATGGTCGCCGAGGGGTACTGGTCCTGGCGGGACGCCACCCCCGCGCTGCCCGGCCTGCCCGGCATCCCGGTCAGCAACTACCTGGGTTGGCTGCTCTTCGCGGTTCTGCTGATGGGCGCCCTGCGTCCGCTGGCCGGGCCCGCCGTCGCCGCCACCGACGGCCGCGACGACCCGATGCTCGCCCTCTACCTGTGGACGTACGCCTCCAGCGTGCTGGCCCACGCCGTCTTCCTCGGCCTGCCCGCCTCGGCGCTGTGGGGCGCCGCCGGCATGGCGGTGACGGCCGTCCCGCTGGCGGTGACACTGCTCCGCGCGGGCCGCCGCCCCGGTCCGGCCGACCGGAACCCCCGACCCCGCGTCGACGCGCCGGCATGA
- a CDS encoding N-acetyltransferase, giving the protein MRLVRWTPEDLVRRLDDVVAVYGEAMGYRTDLLDARRGYIATHVRRPGFRAVASLTTEGHLAGFGYGYLGAAGQWWHDQVWRALDPAARQRWLGNCFEVVELHVRPPAQGHGLGAGQLRALLTMAEGTTTLLSTPEADEQRSRAWRLYRRFGFVDILRDFHFPGDERPFGVLGRDLPLAAPTSPAPAAA; this is encoded by the coding sequence ATGAGGCTGGTGCGGTGGACACCGGAGGATCTCGTCCGGCGGCTGGACGACGTGGTGGCCGTCTACGGCGAGGCGATGGGGTACCGCACCGACCTGCTGGACGCCCGCCGCGGCTACATCGCCACCCACGTCCGGCGGCCCGGATTCCGCGCCGTCGCCAGCCTCACCACCGAAGGCCACCTGGCCGGCTTCGGCTACGGCTACCTGGGCGCGGCCGGCCAGTGGTGGCACGACCAGGTGTGGCGCGCGCTGGACCCGGCCGCCCGGCAGCGCTGGCTGGGCAACTGCTTCGAGGTGGTGGAGCTGCACGTCCGGCCGCCCGCGCAGGGGCACGGCCTCGGCGCGGGGCAGCTGCGCGCGCTGCTCACCATGGCCGAGGGGACGACCACCCTGCTGTCCACGCCGGAGGCCGACGAGCAGCGGTCCCGCGCCTGGCGGCTGTACCGGCGCTTCGGCTTCGTCGACATCCTGCGCGACTTCCACTTCCCCGGCGACGAACGCCCGTTCGGGGTGCTCGGCCGGGACCTGCCGCTGGCCGCACCCACCTCCCCGGCGCCGGCCGCGGCATGA
- a CDS encoding monooxygenase — MSPAGRGEPVPDLVTLHVWRTARGGLPRALVRMARDPRRLRALPGVRFAKLLGTGTGTGFGPGDADLTRWAALTVWDSPAAAAGFDGSPVGRAWARLARAAVRVDLRPLTSRGEWSGRRPFGDPPGGPADGPVLALTRARLRPARAVTFWRAVPPVAAALRAAPGLLARFGVGEAPLGWQGTVSVWRDPADLVAFAYRHPEHRDAIIRTPTEGWYAEELFARFAVRDVVGDRTVLGWGADGDPGTAEGPRERA, encoded by the coding sequence GTGAGCCCGGCCGGCCGCGGTGAGCCCGTTCCCGACCTGGTCACCCTGCACGTGTGGCGCACCGCCCGGGGCGGGTTGCCCCGGGCGCTGGTCCGGATGGCCCGCGATCCGCGCCGGCTGCGCGCACTGCCCGGCGTACGCTTCGCCAAGCTGCTCGGCACCGGGACCGGCACCGGCTTCGGGCCGGGTGACGCGGACCTGACCCGGTGGGCCGCCCTGACGGTGTGGGACTCCCCCGCCGCGGCGGCCGGCTTCGACGGCTCCCCGGTGGGGCGGGCCTGGGCGCGGCTCGCGCGCGCCGCCGTCCGGGTCGACCTGCGCCCCCTCACCAGCCGGGGCGAGTGGTCCGGCCGCCGGCCGTTCGGCGACCCGCCCGGCGGGCCGGCCGACGGCCCGGTGCTCGCGCTGACCCGGGCCCGGCTGCGCCCCGCCCGCGCGGTCACCTTCTGGCGGGCGGTCCCACCGGTGGCCGCCGCGCTGCGCGCCGCGCCCGGCCTGCTCGCCCGGTTCGGCGTCGGGGAGGCGCCGCTGGGCTGGCAGGGCACGGTCAGCGTGTGGCGCGATCCGGCGGACCTGGTCGCGTTCGCGTACCGTCACCCGGAGCACCGGGACGCGATCATCCGGACGCCCACCGAGGGGTGGTACGCGGAGGAACTCTTCGCGCGGTTCGCGGTGCGCGACGTGGTCGGCGACCGGACGGTGCTGGGGTGGGGCGCCGACGGCGACCCGGGTACGGCGGAGGGGCCGCGTGAGCGAGCGTAA
- a CDS encoding YbaK/EbsC family protein, which yields MQPHPNVRAVQEALDGADARDGSGTPSAVRMLPDAVHTAAAAAEALGVEVGQIANSLVFDADGAPLLVLTSGAHRVDTAGLAASIGVTRLRRATPEFVREHTGQVIGGVAPVGHPRPLRTVVDTALDTYAEIWAAGGVPRAVFPTTYPELLRVTGGTPAEVA from the coding sequence ATGCAGCCACACCCGAACGTACGGGCGGTGCAGGAGGCGCTCGACGGCGCGGACGCCCGCGACGGCTCCGGCACGCCAAGCGCGGTCCGCATGCTGCCCGACGCGGTCCACACCGCCGCGGCCGCCGCCGAGGCACTCGGCGTCGAGGTCGGACAGATCGCCAACTCACTCGTCTTCGACGCCGACGGCGCACCGCTGCTCGTGCTGACCTCCGGGGCCCACCGGGTGGACACCGCCGGTCTCGCCGCGTCGATCGGGGTCACCCGGCTGCGGCGGGCCACCCCGGAGTTCGTCCGCGAACACACCGGGCAGGTGATCGGGGGTGTCGCCCCGGTCGGCCACCCGCGGCCGCTGCGCACCGTGGTGGACACGGCCCTCGATACGTACGCCGAGATCTGGGCCGCCGGAGGCGTCCCCCGGGCGGTCTTCCCCACCACGTACCCCGAGCTCCTCCGGGTGACCGGCGGCACGCCGGCCGAGGTGGCGTGA